One window of Carassius auratus strain Wakin chromosome 17, ASM336829v1, whole genome shotgun sequence genomic DNA carries:
- the slc16a9a gene encoding monocarboxylate transporter 9a gives MGAVKGEGALDGGWGWMIVVASFMAQFLSFGSPQSVGVLYPKWLSAFQEGKGMTAWVGSMVSGVALITSPVCSACVDNFGARPVTVFSGVMVAGGLMLSAFAPSVSFLIFSYGIVVGIGCGLVYAATLTITCQYFDKRRGLALGIVTTGTSVGGFTYATLQNELIELFGLEGCLLIIGALALNLMACAGPMRPLNLPGYYLKQRAALQRIEEPEALYTKPTAIIIDSNLKTTLSSADNTATIKLLILKEPTELQDSEGERKGGILSCSVIARAIKKRMSPYGRYLCEAVELLQDRVFIAFCIAMFLFSLGAFPPVLFMEDVAQSEGLIDGIALIPLVSIVSMTAGIGKLGLGILADMQWVNSLYLYALTLTGTGVALLLIPVSKSYMGLQVLSAVVGFFSGNWSLTSYITTKIVGLERLSQAHGILMCFGGFGITLGPPVVGWFFDWTQSYDLAFYFSGTCVLVSGLFLFLATLPCWNRTSEEGNSPAKEVINTSQQPTLDCDKVASVA, from the exons ATGGGTGCTGTAAAGGGTGAAGGTGCTTTAGATGGTGGATGGGGATGGATGATTGTGGTGGCCTCTTTCATGGCCCAGTTCCTGTCTTTTGGATCCCCCCAGTCCGTCGGGGTGTTGTACCCCAAGTGGCTCAGTGCCTTCCAGGAGGGAAAAGGCATGACGGCTTGGGTGGGATCCATGGTGTCTGGTGTGGCACTCATCACCA GTCCGGTGTGCAGTGCTTGTGTGGATAATTTTGGTGCACGGCCTGTAACTGTCTTCAGCGGTGTGATGGTGGCTGGAGGTCTGATGCTGAGTGCTTTTGCTCCAAGTGTCTCTTTCCTCATCTTCTCCTATGGCATTGTTGTTG GCATTGGCTGTGGACTTGTCTATGCTGCCACACTGACCATAACCTGCCAGTACTTTGACAAGAGGCGTGGCCTAGCACTGGGCATTGTCACCACAG GTACAAGTGTGGGCGGGTTCACTTACGCCACACTCCAGAATGAGCTCATTGAGTTGTTTGGATTGGAAGGCTGCCTGCTTATCATTGGAGCGCTGGCGCTCAACTTGATGGCATGTGCTGGGCCAATGCGACCTTTGAACTTACCTGGTTACTACCTAAAACAGAGAGCTGCTCTACAGCGTATAGAGGAACCAGAAGCGCTCTACACCAAACCTACTGCCATTATCATTGACTCTAATCTCAAAACCACACTTAGCTCGGCCGATAACACAGCCACCATTAAGCTTTTGATCCTCAAGGAACCCACAGAGCTGCAAGACAGTGAAGGGGAAAGAAAAGGTGGGATATTGTCCTGTTCAGTTATAGCACGAGCCATCAAGAAGCGAATGAGTCCCTATGGACGGTACCTGTGCGAGGCTGTAGAGCTCCTACAGGACCGTGTCTTCATAGCTTTTTGCATTGCCATGTTCCTGTTCAGCTTAGGGGCATTCCCACCTGTGCTCTTCATGGAGGACGTAGCCCAGAGCGAGGGGCTTATTGACGGGATTGCACTAATACCCCTTGTCTCCATCGTTTCAATGACAGCAGGCATTGGTAAGCTGGGCCTGGGCATCCTGGCAGACATGCAATGGGTGAACAGCTTGTACTTGTACGCCCTGACGCTGACAGGCACAGGAGTGGCTCTGCTTCTTATTCCTGTGTCTAAAAGCTACATGGGTCTGCAAGTTCTGTCGGCTGTGGTTGGATTTTTCTCAGGGAACTGGTCTCTCACATCCTATATCACTACCAAGATCGTGGGCCTTGAACGACTCAGTCAGGCTCATGGCATTCTCATGTGCTTCGGGGGGTTTGGAATCACCCTCGGGCCACCTGTTGTAG GTTGGTTCTTTGACTGGACTCAGTCTTATGACTTGGCATTCTACTTCAGTGGCACTTGTGTTTTAGTGTCTGGTTTGTTTCTGTTCTTGGCCACTCTGCCTTGCTGGAACAGGACGTCAGAAGAGGGAAATTCTCCTGCAAAAGAGGTCATCAACACTTCTCAACAGCCCACTCTTGATTGTGACAAAGTAGCCTCTGTGGCTTGA
- the ccdc6a gene encoding coiled-coil domain-containing protein 6a produces the protein MADSASESDTDGAGSSSSSATPQSSCTSAAASNTTTTTTSAAAKALVISQSRLEELTNRLASLQQENKVLKIELETFKLKCKALQEENRDLRKASVTIQARAEQEEEFISNTLFKKIQALQKEKETLAVNYEKEEEFLTNDLSRKLMQLQHEKAELEQHLEQEQEFQVNKLMKKIKKLENDTITKQLTLEQLRREKIDLENTLEQEQEALVNRLWKRMDKLEAEKRILQEKLDQPVSAPPSPREVSMEIDSPENMMRHIRYLKSEVERLKRSLRTTELHHTEKRAQYIEEERQMREENIRLQRKLQREMERREALCRQLSESESSLEMDDERYFNEMSAQGLRARTVSSPIPYTPSPSSSRPISPGLSYASHTVGFTPPATLSRAPLPHYTSPGLHIHPGPSHAVQRPSPRRSTSPDKFKRPTPPPSPNTHSGAQHPPPPPPPSQPMVQSGSSHSVSSQNPPSQP, from the exons ATGGCGGACAGCGCGAGCGAGAGCGACACGGACGGCGcgggcagcagcagcagctccgcCACCCCGCAGTCCTCCTGCACCTCGGCGGCCGCATCCAACACCACCACGACCACAACGAGCGCCGCCGCCAAAGCTCTCGTGATCTCGCAGTCGCGCCTGGAGGAGCTGACAAACCGGCTCGCCTCGCTGCAGCAGGAGAACAAAGTGCTGAAGATCGAGCTGGAGACATTCAAGCTGAAGTGCAAAGCGCTGCAGGAGGAGAACCGCGACCTGCGCAAAGCTAGCGTCACCATC CAAGCGCGTGCAGAACAAGAAGAGGAGTTCATCTCCAACACTTTATTTAAGAAGATTCAGGCTCTCCAAAAGGAGAAAGAGACACTCGCCGTCAACTATGAGAAAGAAGAAGAGTTCCTTACCAATGACTTGTCCAGGAAGCTCATGCAG CTTCAGCATGAAAAGGCAGAGTTGGAGCAGCATTTGGAGCAAGAGCAGGAATTCCAGGTCAATAAACTGATGAAGAAGATCAAAAAACTGGAGAACGACACCATCACCAAACAGCTCACTCTAGAGCAG CTCCGACGTGAGAAGATAGATCTGGAAAACACTCTAGAACAAGAGCAGGAGGCATTAGTCAACCGGCTTTGGAAGCGCATGGACAAACTCGAGGCAGAGAAAAG GATTCTGCAGGAGAAGCTTGACCAGCCAGTGTCAGCCCCGCCCTCTCCACGTGAAGTTTCCATGGAGATTGACTCTCCGGAGAACATGATGCGGCACATCCGCTACCTCAAGAGTGAAGTGGAGAGGCTCAAACGGAGCCTTCGCACTACTGAGCTCCATC ACACAGAGAAGCGGGCTCAGTATATTGAGGAGGAAAGACAGATGAGGGAAGAGAACATTCGTCTTCAGAGGAAACTCCAGAGAGAAATGGAGAGAAGGGAGGCACTGTGTAGACAGCTGTCAGAGAGTGAGAGCAGCCTTGAGATGGACGATGAGAG aTATTTTAATGAGATGTCTGCTCAGGGACTGAGAGCTCGTACGGTGTCCAGCCCAATCCCCTACACCCCCTCTCCCTCATCCAGCCGCCCCATCTCCCCTG gTTTGTCGTACGCTAGTCACACAGTTGGTTTCACCCCTCCGGCCACGCTGAGCCGAGCACCACTCCCCCACTACACATCTCCCGGGCTACACATCCACCCAGGACCCTCACACGCTGTACAG AGGCCATCCCCAAGGAGAAGCACCAGCCCAGATAAGTTTAAGCGTCCAACGCCGCCTCCATCCCCAAACACACACTCTGGAGCACAGCACCctcctccaccaccaccaccctCACAGCCGATGGTGCAGTCTGGCTCCTCCCACTCTGTGTCATCACAGAATCCCCCCTCTCAGCCTTAA